The following proteins come from a genomic window of Crassostrea angulata isolate pt1a10 chromosome 1, ASM2561291v2, whole genome shotgun sequence:
- the LOC128167178 gene encoding uncharacterized protein LOC128167178: protein MRTISSSFIWCLVFSISLWKFVVNQTTETNKSISNNALGPTKKPKVSWVHPISRDDPKVKDILMSPVRQKLKIVGPFLAAHKYFAVDPRQIRGKIQRKGGLHKHFPNPRIVQMEPSLTLACEESELACINEIFKKARDSKSVSKIQGKEKLAKRHNFWPFESELDIFRYRATAAYYMCWFTELKSPLLRFLDDKADGCLDSLSMTVEAANRTVVDFRSQYGGNQSEWVSLWTCAFLWFCPDPCYGKSSMGNVRDEISAPEDPLNPCKTLKNKACTWSEGQNVDFEDMTRNRLNFSCDCASEKPGHVWSSRFSLCIDQDECYDQVGQCAEDKICRNTVGSYSCGCRRGYRMDKSDGTCVRSPLFKGSLDKIRLRGEKKAGNVPFWVKFLEKIMG, encoded by the coding sequence ATGCGAACGATAAGCAGCTCTTTTATATGGTGCCTGGTTTTCTCAATTTCATTGTGGAAATTCGTTGTAAACCAGACAACGGAAACGAACAAAAGCATTTCGAATAATGCACTTGGACCTACCAAAAAGCCAAAAGTTAGCTGGGTTCATCCCATTTCAAGAGACGATCCCAAAGTTAAAGATATCCTTATGAGCCCAGTGAGACAGAAGCTAAAAATAGTAGGACCATTTCTGGCGGCTCACAAATACTTTGCAGTGGATCCACGACAAATCAGAGGTAAAATCCAAAGAAAAGGAGGGCTCCATAAACATTTTCCTAATCCACGAATCGTACAGATGGAGCCAAGTTTGACTCTTGCGTGTGAGGAGAGTGAACTGGCATGTATCAACGAAATTTTCAAGAAAGCTCGTGACTCAAAATCTGTGAGTAAAATTCAAGGAAAGGAGAAGCTTGCCAAGCGACACAATTTCTGGCCATTCGAATCCGAACTTGATATATTTCGCTATCGCGCCACCGCTGCGTATTACATGTGTTGGTTTACAGAACTGAAAAGTCCTCTCTTACGATTTTTAGACGATAAGGCAGATGGATGTCTTGATTCTTTGTCAATGACGGTAGAAGCAGCTAATAGAACAGTGGTCGACTTTAGATCCCAGTACGGGGGGAACCAGTCGGAATGGGTCTCTTTGTGGACCTGTGCCTTCCTGTGGTTCTGTCCGGATCCGTGTTACGGCAAAAGTTCAATGGGAAACGTGAGAGACGAAATATCTGCTCCAGAGGACCCACTTAACCCATGTAAAACACTAAAAAACAAGGCGTGTACGTGGAGCGAAGGACAAAACGTGGATTTTGAGGACATGACCCGCAACCGATTAAACTTCTCGTGTGACTGTGCCTCAGAGAAGCCGGGACACGTGTGGAGTTCCCGGTTCTCTCTGTGCATAGACCAGGACGAGTGTTATGATCAGGTGGGCCAGTGTGCTGAAGACAAGATCTGTAGGAATACAGTCGGCTCGTATTCTTGTGGCTGCAGGCGAGGATATCGTATGGATAAATCGGATGGAACTTGTGTTCGAAGCCCATTATTTAAAGGTTCGCTTGACAAAATTCGTCTTCGAGGAGAAAAGAAAGCAGGGAACGTACCTTTTTGGGttaaatttctggaaaaaattaTGGGATGA